One genomic segment of Garra rufa chromosome 13, GarRuf1.0, whole genome shotgun sequence includes these proteins:
- the LOC141283744 gene encoding MARVEL domain-containing protein 3, with the protein MSQPSRNHRPQRDRNGGHYSERRDREPRSRRDNPNDRRSGSERSSGQPLYYPRGSQRHARSPPRQEYRESKCNNICSRRGIVLICAVLTNALVLICVVAAHMSMLGMSAMGMGGVSFIDAIIPFEGVELQQVRDLDMQYGQLRAPGVYGGVAFSLTFGALSLLFIVSSSKPPHMLPRKLLIGQFAFQIIGAVAYVVAVGLYLHFVISVNSTDVCFRRERLYARNGYTWMNCSVGGGDAAVALFGIITAILYAVGTFLTWKTIQDVNGYFKERDRYEAERREQPRGHLETPPDPNTYV; encoded by the exons ATGAGCCAGCCGTCCAGAAACCATCGTCCTCAGAGAGACAGAAATGGGGGACACTATAGCGAGAGGCGAGACAGAGAGCCCCGTAGCCGACGGGACAATCCTAATGACCGACGGTCAGGTAGTGAGAG GTCGTCCGGCCAGCCCCTGTACTACCCCAGAGGTTCTCAGAGACATGCGAGGAGCCCTCCTCGACAGGAATACCGGGAGTCAAAATGCAATAACATCTGTTCCAGGAGAG GTATTGTGTTAATATGCGCCGTTCTGACCAATGCGCTGGTGCTCATCTGCGTGGTGGCCGCTCACATGTCAATGCTGGGCATGTCTGCGATGGGTATGGGCGGAGTAAGCTTCATTGACGCCATCATTCCTTTTGAGGGGGTGGAGCTGCAGCAGGTGCGTGATCTTGACATGCAGTACGGACAGTTGAGAGCACCAGGAGTCTATGGCGGTGTGGCCTTCAGCCTCACCTTTGGTGCACTTTCACTCCTATTCATAGTGTCCAGCAGCAAACCCCCCCACATGCTTCCACGGAAGCTCCTAATTGGACAGTTTGCATTTCAGATCATTGGGGCAGTGGCTTACGTGGTTGCGGTAGGCTTATATCTGCACTTCGTGATCTCTGTGAACTCAACCGATGTGTGCTTTCGGCGCGAACGACTGTATGCTCGTAACGGATATACCTGGATGAACTGTAGCGTAGGTGGGGGGGATGCTGCTGTCGCACTGTTTGGAATCATAACTGCAATTCTGTATGCTGTTGGGACCTTTTTAACGTGGAAAACAATCCAGGATGTCAATGGTTACTTTAAGGAGCGTGACCGCTATGAAGCCGAACGCAGAGAACAACCCAGAGGTCATCTGGAAACACCTCCGGATCCAAACACTTATGTCTGA